The Cinclus cinclus chromosome 18, bCinCin1.1, whole genome shotgun sequence genome has a segment encoding these proteins:
- the ZNF335 gene encoding zinc finger protein 335 isoform X9, with protein MEENAVESSSDATPQAAPEEPTESGLGVGSSDAVSADSSDAAAEPGLLSRADDSCVGQSSDSSGVSLEVVSESSSSTDAIPRIYLPDSSSVAQSTLVSSVSTVSQSIMVSESPQVLVHSSVVTDGATVVSDSTASTSSDLGSAIDKIIESTIGPDIIQSCIAVTSAEAGRAETTQYLILQGPDDGAPMVSQVATSALANSLAIEAIADGPTSTCLDQPGPSEPSRQLEVLKLPVQPDRAQEADGGEEVDQPDLETLEEMMEVVVVQQFKCKMCQYKSVSKKTLINHMKERHFQPAVGSALALKKGRLRKVGAAPKTENEEAQEEEDDDIMDAGAIDDPEEDSDYNPAEDEPRGRLPKYGRSVPTSSEERPRRRPGRPRKLLHLENMSQDMMEGGEVEPLVTSQSTPSQEPQNSEAASSSGLENGTGENLAEPGISQSDSENKDPSSKSGAEDADAIPRRRGRPSRRFLGKKYRKYMGRRYYYKSPKPLMRPYLCRICGSRFLTHDDLRFHVNSHEANDPQLFKCLQCSYRSRRWSSLKEHMFNHVGSKPYKCEECNYTSVYKKDVIRHSTVHSRDRKKRADPPPKLNSFPCPVCNRVYPMQKRLTQHMKTHSTEKPHMCDKCGKSFKKRYTFKMHLLTHIQAIANRRFKCEFCDYVCEDKKVLLNHQLSHMNDKPYKCSVCKYSTFREDFLVSHMAVKHTGGKPFACEFCHFTTKHKKNLRLHVQCRHADSFEEWAQRHPEEPPCRRRPFFTLQQIEELKQQHSQAPLGPITCHTVQAVAGTEPSVLSQGSLEGATIIYEQDVAGSAELATQTALDLLLNMSTQRELATSSLQVGTVKVAVVKPDDPGEAPGPCELQAREEAAKVASKEQQQKLVMLHMAEPGQTLVQETYGEASLSGSELQQITIPFSGTAEYSIIAPISEEIQAPATMYSSEEESSVETSHTVVVSGAVMTEEALEDHSNHYIMSSGVPGNQVQSMEPLSRDAAFSSPAEGQEAQPTDIKWPLVQCVTRQFQKDSSLSPASEGQEVSSPKVKWPALQGMTRKLTCKITAGKKLSCKISMAKKFSCKICTAMFTGRAEMESHKRAHIGPSTFKCPDCPFTATLWPEVRNHMVQHANLRPHKCPHCSFASKNKKDLRRHMLTHTNEKPFACQVCGQRFNRNGHLKFHTQRLHSSEAKRPGPAAAQQTIILNSDEDTLATLHTALQAGQAVLAPERLQQALGQEHILVAQEQSVTSQEEAAYIQEITTADGQTVQHLVTADNQVQYIIAQEGVPHLLPQEYVVVPEGHHIQVQDGQITHIQYEQGGQFLPESQIQYMPVSPEQQLVTQAQLEAAAHSAVSAVADAAMAQAQGVFTAKEAAEQIQQLQPGIHYDVITLSD; from the exons ATGGAGGAAAATGCGGTGGAGAGCAGCAGCGACGCGACCCCACAGGCAGCGCCGGAGGAGCCCACCGAGAGCGGGCTAGGCGTCGGGAGCTCGGACGCCGTGTCGGCGGACAGCAGCGATGCCGCCGCGGAGCCCGGGCTGCTCTCCCGGGCCGATGACTCCTGCGTGGGGCAGAGCTCCGACAGCAGCGGGGTCTCCTTG GAAGTGGTCtcagagagcagctccagcacagatgCTATTCCAAGGATTTACCTGCCAGACTCCTCTTCTGTTGCCCAATCCACCTTGGTCTCCAGTGTTTCCACTGTGAGCCAGTCCATCATGGTGTCAGAGTCCCCACAAGTTCTGGTCCACTCCAGTGTCGTCACTGATGGAGCCACAGTTGTGTCAGACTCGACTGCATCCACTTCCTCAGACCTGGGTTCTGCCATTGACAAAATCATTGAATCCACAATCGGGCCTGACATTATTCAGA GCTGCATCGCTGTGACCAGCGCAGAGGCTGGAAGGGCAGAGACCACGCAGTACCTCATTCTGCAAGGCCCTGATGATG GTGCCCCCATGGTGTCCCAGGTGGCCACTTCTGCTCTAGCCAATAGCTTGGCAATAGAAGCTATTGCTGATGGACCTACCTCCACGTGCCTTGACCAGCCTGGCCCTTCAGAGCCTTCCAGGCAGTTGGAAGTGCTGAAGCTGCCTGTACAGCCAGACCGAGCCCAAGAGGCAGATGGTGGGGAGGAGGTGGACCAGCCAGACTTGGAGACCCTGGAAGAGATGATGGAAGTGGTGGTGGTGCAGCAGTTCAAGTGCAAAATGTGTCAGTACAAGAGTGTCTCTAAGAAAACACTGATAAACCACATGAAAGAGCGTCACTTCCAGCCAG CAGTGGGTTCAGCTCTGGCTCTGAAGAAAGGACGACTACGGAAGGTGGGAGCTGCTCCAAAAACAGAGAATGAAGAGGcccaagaagaagaagatgatgaTATAATGGATGCTGGTGCTATTGATGATCCTGAAG AGGACAGTGACTACAACCCAGCTGAGGACGAGCCCCGGGGGCGACTGCCCAAGTATGGCCGCAGTGTCCCCACGTCCAGTGAGGAGAGGCCACGTCGACGCCCAGGGAGACCCCGCAAGCTGCTTCATCTGGAGAATATGTCTCAGGACATGATGGAAG GAGGAGAGGTGGAGCCCTTGGTGACATCCCAAAGTACACCAAGCCAGGAGCCACAGAACTCGGAAGCAGCCAGTTCCTCTGGCCTGGAGAATGGGACTGGTGAGAACCTGGCAGAGCCCGGTATCAGCCAGTCCGACTCCGAGAACAAGGACCCTTCCTCCAAGAGCGGTGCTGAGGATGCAGACGCCATCCCCCGGCGGCGCGGGCGGCCCTCCCGCCGCTTTCTGGGCAAGAAATACCGCAAGTACATGGGGCGCAG GTACTACTACAAGTCCCCCAAGCCCCTGATGCGGCCCTACCTGTGTCGGATCTGTGGCTCACGGTTCCTCACGCACGATGACCTGCGCTTCCACGTCAACTCACACGAGGCCAATGACCCGCAGCTCTTCAAGTGTCTTCAGTGCAGCTACCGTTCCCGGCGCTGGTCCTCCCTCAAG GAGCACATGTTCAACCATGTGGGCAGCAAGCCCTACAAGTGCGAGGAGTGCAATTACACCAGCGTGTACAAGAAGGATGTCATTCGACACTCCACAGTGCACAGCCGGGACAG gaagaaaagagcTGATCCG CCACCAAAGCTGAACTCCTTCCCATGTCCTGTCTGCAACCGTGTCTACCCCATGCAGAAGAGGCTTACGCAGCACATGAAGACACACAGTACAGAGAAACCACATATGTGTGACAAG TGCGGAAAGTCCTTTAAGAAGCGTTACACCTTCAAGATGCACCTGCTGACGCACATCCAGGCCATTGCCAACCGCAG GTTCAAGTGTGAGTTCTGTGACTATGTCTGTGAGGACAAGAAGGTCTTGCTGAACCACCAACTGTCACACATGAATGATAAGCCATACAAGTGCAGCGTCTGCAAGTACTCCACCTTCCGGGAGGACTTCCTGGTCTCACACATGGCAGTCAAGCATACGG GAGGGAAGCCGTTCGCTTGTGAGTTCTGTCACTTCACCACCAAGCACAAGAAGAACCTGCGCCTGCACGTGCAGTGCCGCCATGCCGACTCCTTCGAGGAGTGGGCACAGAGGCACCCCGAGGAGCCGccctgccgccgccgcccctTCTTCACCCTGCAGCAGATCGAGGAGCTCAAGCAGCAACACAGCCAG GCACCCCTTGGCCCCATCACCTGCCACACGGTCCAGGCTGTTGCAGGTACAGAGCCCTCTGTTCTCTCACAAGGTTCCCTGGAAGGAGCCACCATCATCTATGAACAAG ATGTGGCTGGATCAGCAGAGCTGGCCACGCAGACCGCCCTGGATCTTCTGCTGAACATGAGCACCCAGCGGGAGCTGGCCACCAGCTCACTGCAGGTGGGCACAGTCAAG GTGGCAGTGGTGAAGCCGGATGATCCAGGAGAAGCACCAGGCCCCTGTGAGCTGCAGGCACGGGAGGAGGCGGCAAAGGTGGCTTCtaaggagcagcagcaaaagctggTGATGCTGCACATGGCAGAGCCTGGACAGACACTTGTGCAGGAGACATATGGGGAAGCGAGCCTGAGTGGCTCGGAGCTGCAGCAGATCACCATCCCCTTCAGTGGAACAGCAGAGTACAGCATCATTGCACCCATCAGCGAGGAGATCCAGGCTCCTGCCACGATGTACAG CAGTGAGGAGGAGAGTTCTGTGGAGACCTCCCACACAGTTGTGGTGAGCGGAGCTGTGATGACAGAGGAGGCACTGGAGGACCATAGCAATCACTACATCATGTCATCTGGTGTCCCAGGGAACCAGGTCCAGAGCATGGAG CCCCTCAGCAGGGATGCTGCCTTTTCCTCACCTGCGGAGGGCCAGGAGGCACAGCCCACCGATATCAAGTGGCCCCTGGTGCAGTGTGTCACCAGGCAGTTCCAGAAGGACTCGTCTTTATCCCCAGCGTCTGAGGGGCAGGAAGTCTCATCCCCAAAGGTCAAGTGGCCTGCACTTCAAGGCATGACCAGGAAGCTCACATGCAAGATTACCGCAGGCAAGAAGCTCTCATGCAAGATTTCTATGGCCAAAAAGTTTTCATGTAAGATTTGCACAGCCATGTTCACAGGGAGAGCGGAGATGGAGAGTCACAAGAGAGCCCACATTGGGCCCAGCACCTTCAAGTGTCCCGACTGTCCCTTCACTGCCACACTGTGGCCAGAGGTCCGG AATCACATGGTTCAACATGCCAACCTCCGGCCACACAAGTGCCCCCACTGCAGCTTTGCCTCCAAGAACAAGAAGGACCTGCGCAGGCACATGCTGACCCACACCAATGAGAAGCCCTTCGCCTGCCAGGTCTGTGGGCAGAG GTTCAACCGTAATGGGCACCTCAAGTTCCACACGCAGCGTTTGCACAGCTCAGAGGCCAAAAGGCCAGGgccagctgctgcccagcagaCCATCATCCTGAACAGCGATGAGGACACCCTGGCCACCCTACACA ctgctctgcaggctggccaggctgtgctggctcccGAGCGgctgcagcaggctctggggcaggagcaCATCCTTGTTGCTCAGGAGCAGAGTGTTACCAGCCAG gaggaggcagcctACATCCAGGAGATCACAACTGCTGATGGACAGACAGTACAGCACTTAGTGACCGCTGACAACCAG GTTCAGTACATTATTGCCCAGGAGGGTGTCCCGCACTTGCTTCCCCAAGAGTATGTTGTTGTCCCAGAAGGACATCACATCCAG GTACAGGATGGTCAGATCACCCACATCCAGTACGAGCAGGGTGGCCAGTTCCTCCCAGAGTCACAG ATCCAGTATATGCCTGTGTCACCTGAACAGCAGCTTGTCacccaggcacagctggaagcagcagcacactCGGCTGTCTCAG cGGTGGCGGATGCGGCGATGGCCCAGGCACAGGGCGTCTTCACTGCCAAGGAAGCAGCCGAGCAgatccagcagctgcagccggGCATCCACTACGATGTCATCACGCTGTCAGACTAG
- the ZNF335 gene encoding zinc finger protein 335 isoform X7 gives MEENAVESSSDATPQAAPEEPTESGLGVGSSDAVSADSSDAAAEPGLLSRADDSCVGQSSDSSGVSLEVVSESSSSTDAIPRIYLPDSSSVAQSTLVSSVSTVSQSIMVSESPQVLVHSSVVTDGATVVSDSTASTSSDLGSAIDKIIESTIGPDIIQSCIAVTSAEAGRAETTQYLILQGPDDGAPMVSQVATSALANSLAIEAIADGPTSTCLDQPGPSEPSRQLEVLKLPVQPDRAQEADGGEEVDQPDLETLEEMMEVVVVQQFKCKMCQYKSVSKKTLINHMKERHFQPVGSALALKKGRLRKVGAAPKTENEEAQEEEDDDIMDAGAIDDPEEDSDYNPAEDEPRGRLPKYGRSVPTSSEERPRRRPGRPRKLLHLENMSQDMMEGGEVEPLVTSQSTPSQEPQNSEAASSSGLENGTGENLAEPGISQSDSENKDPSSKSGAEDADAIPRRRGRPSRRFLGKKYRKYMGRRYYYKSPKPLMRPYLCRICGSRFLTHDDLRFHVNSHEANDPQLFKCLQCSYRSRRWSSLKEHMFNHVGSKPYKCEECNYTSVYKKDVIRHSTVHSRDRKKRADPPPKLNSFPCPVCNRVYPMQKRLTQHMKTHSTEKPHMCDKCGKSFKKRYTFKMHLLTHIQAIANRRFKCEFCDYVCEDKKVLLNHQLSHMNDKPYKCSVCKYSTFREDFLVSHMAVKHTGGKPFACEFCHFTTKHKKNLRLHVQCRHADSFEEWAQRHPEEPPCRRRPFFTLQQIEELKQQHSQVQAPAEPEASPPAPLGPITCHTVQAVAGTEPSVLSQGSLEGATIIYEQDVAGSAELATQTALDLLLNMSTQRELATSSLQVAVVKPDDPGEAPGPCELQAREEAAKVASKEQQQKLVMLHMAEPGQTLVQETYGEASLSGSELQQITIPFSGTAEYSIIAPISEEIQAPATMYSSEEESSVETSHTVVVSGAVMTEEALEDHSNHYIMSSGVPGNQVQSMEPLSRDAAFSSPAEGQEAQPTDIKWPLVQCVTRQFQKDSSLSPASEGQEVSSPKVKWPALQGMTRKLTCKITAGKKLSCKISMAKKFSCKICTAMFTGRAEMESHKRAHIGPSTFKCPDCPFTATLWPEVRNHMVQHANLRPHKCPHCSFASKNKKDLRRHMLTHTNEKPFACQVCGQRFNRNGHLKFHTQRLHSSEAKRPGPAAAQQTIILNSDEDTLATLHTALQAGQAVLAPERLQQALGQEHILVAQEQSVTSQEEAAYIQEITTADGQTVQHLVTADNQVQYIIAQEGVPHLLPQEYVVVPEGHHIQVQDGQITHIQYEQGGQFLPESQIQYMPVSPEQQLVTQAQLEAAAHSAVSAVADAAMAQAQGVFTAKEAAEQIQQLQPGIHYDVITLSD, from the exons ATGGAGGAAAATGCGGTGGAGAGCAGCAGCGACGCGACCCCACAGGCAGCGCCGGAGGAGCCCACCGAGAGCGGGCTAGGCGTCGGGAGCTCGGACGCCGTGTCGGCGGACAGCAGCGATGCCGCCGCGGAGCCCGGGCTGCTCTCCCGGGCCGATGACTCCTGCGTGGGGCAGAGCTCCGACAGCAGCGGGGTCTCCTTG GAAGTGGTCtcagagagcagctccagcacagatgCTATTCCAAGGATTTACCTGCCAGACTCCTCTTCTGTTGCCCAATCCACCTTGGTCTCCAGTGTTTCCACTGTGAGCCAGTCCATCATGGTGTCAGAGTCCCCACAAGTTCTGGTCCACTCCAGTGTCGTCACTGATGGAGCCACAGTTGTGTCAGACTCGACTGCATCCACTTCCTCAGACCTGGGTTCTGCCATTGACAAAATCATTGAATCCACAATCGGGCCTGACATTATTCAGA GCTGCATCGCTGTGACCAGCGCAGAGGCTGGAAGGGCAGAGACCACGCAGTACCTCATTCTGCAAGGCCCTGATGATG GTGCCCCCATGGTGTCCCAGGTGGCCACTTCTGCTCTAGCCAATAGCTTGGCAATAGAAGCTATTGCTGATGGACCTACCTCCACGTGCCTTGACCAGCCTGGCCCTTCAGAGCCTTCCAGGCAGTTGGAAGTGCTGAAGCTGCCTGTACAGCCAGACCGAGCCCAAGAGGCAGATGGTGGGGAGGAGGTGGACCAGCCAGACTTGGAGACCCTGGAAGAGATGATGGAAGTGGTGGTGGTGCAGCAGTTCAAGTGCAAAATGTGTCAGTACAAGAGTGTCTCTAAGAAAACACTGATAAACCACATGAAAGAGCGTCACTTCCAGCCAG TGGGTTCAGCTCTGGCTCTGAAGAAAGGACGACTACGGAAGGTGGGAGCTGCTCCAAAAACAGAGAATGAAGAGGcccaagaagaagaagatgatgaTATAATGGATGCTGGTGCTATTGATGATCCTGAAG AGGACAGTGACTACAACCCAGCTGAGGACGAGCCCCGGGGGCGACTGCCCAAGTATGGCCGCAGTGTCCCCACGTCCAGTGAGGAGAGGCCACGTCGACGCCCAGGGAGACCCCGCAAGCTGCTTCATCTGGAGAATATGTCTCAGGACATGATGGAAG GAGGAGAGGTGGAGCCCTTGGTGACATCCCAAAGTACACCAAGCCAGGAGCCACAGAACTCGGAAGCAGCCAGTTCCTCTGGCCTGGAGAATGGGACTGGTGAGAACCTGGCAGAGCCCGGTATCAGCCAGTCCGACTCCGAGAACAAGGACCCTTCCTCCAAGAGCGGTGCTGAGGATGCAGACGCCATCCCCCGGCGGCGCGGGCGGCCCTCCCGCCGCTTTCTGGGCAAGAAATACCGCAAGTACATGGGGCGCAG GTACTACTACAAGTCCCCCAAGCCCCTGATGCGGCCCTACCTGTGTCGGATCTGTGGCTCACGGTTCCTCACGCACGATGACCTGCGCTTCCACGTCAACTCACACGAGGCCAATGACCCGCAGCTCTTCAAGTGTCTTCAGTGCAGCTACCGTTCCCGGCGCTGGTCCTCCCTCAAG GAGCACATGTTCAACCATGTGGGCAGCAAGCCCTACAAGTGCGAGGAGTGCAATTACACCAGCGTGTACAAGAAGGATGTCATTCGACACTCCACAGTGCACAGCCGGGACAG gaagaaaagagcTGATCCG CCACCAAAGCTGAACTCCTTCCCATGTCCTGTCTGCAACCGTGTCTACCCCATGCAGAAGAGGCTTACGCAGCACATGAAGACACACAGTACAGAGAAACCACATATGTGTGACAAG TGCGGAAAGTCCTTTAAGAAGCGTTACACCTTCAAGATGCACCTGCTGACGCACATCCAGGCCATTGCCAACCGCAG GTTCAAGTGTGAGTTCTGTGACTATGTCTGTGAGGACAAGAAGGTCTTGCTGAACCACCAACTGTCACACATGAATGATAAGCCATACAAGTGCAGCGTCTGCAAGTACTCCACCTTCCGGGAGGACTTCCTGGTCTCACACATGGCAGTCAAGCATACGG GAGGGAAGCCGTTCGCTTGTGAGTTCTGTCACTTCACCACCAAGCACAAGAAGAACCTGCGCCTGCACGTGCAGTGCCGCCATGCCGACTCCTTCGAGGAGTGGGCACAGAGGCACCCCGAGGAGCCGccctgccgccgccgcccctTCTTCACCCTGCAGCAGATCGAGGAGCTCAAGCAGCAACACAGCCAGGTGCAGGCACCAGCTGAGCCAGAGGCCAGCCCACCA GCACCCCTTGGCCCCATCACCTGCCACACGGTCCAGGCTGTTGCAGGTACAGAGCCCTCTGTTCTCTCACAAGGTTCCCTGGAAGGAGCCACCATCATCTATGAACAAG ATGTGGCTGGATCAGCAGAGCTGGCCACGCAGACCGCCCTGGATCTTCTGCTGAACATGAGCACCCAGCGGGAGCTGGCCACCAGCTCACTGCAG GTGGCAGTGGTGAAGCCGGATGATCCAGGAGAAGCACCAGGCCCCTGTGAGCTGCAGGCACGGGAGGAGGCGGCAAAGGTGGCTTCtaaggagcagcagcaaaagctggTGATGCTGCACATGGCAGAGCCTGGACAGACACTTGTGCAGGAGACATATGGGGAAGCGAGCCTGAGTGGCTCGGAGCTGCAGCAGATCACCATCCCCTTCAGTGGAACAGCAGAGTACAGCATCATTGCACCCATCAGCGAGGAGATCCAGGCTCCTGCCACGATGTACAG CAGTGAGGAGGAGAGTTCTGTGGAGACCTCCCACACAGTTGTGGTGAGCGGAGCTGTGATGACAGAGGAGGCACTGGAGGACCATAGCAATCACTACATCATGTCATCTGGTGTCCCAGGGAACCAGGTCCAGAGCATGGAG CCCCTCAGCAGGGATGCTGCCTTTTCCTCACCTGCGGAGGGCCAGGAGGCACAGCCCACCGATATCAAGTGGCCCCTGGTGCAGTGTGTCACCAGGCAGTTCCAGAAGGACTCGTCTTTATCCCCAGCGTCTGAGGGGCAGGAAGTCTCATCCCCAAAGGTCAAGTGGCCTGCACTTCAAGGCATGACCAGGAAGCTCACATGCAAGATTACCGCAGGCAAGAAGCTCTCATGCAAGATTTCTATGGCCAAAAAGTTTTCATGTAAGATTTGCACAGCCATGTTCACAGGGAGAGCGGAGATGGAGAGTCACAAGAGAGCCCACATTGGGCCCAGCACCTTCAAGTGTCCCGACTGTCCCTTCACTGCCACACTGTGGCCAGAGGTCCGG AATCACATGGTTCAACATGCCAACCTCCGGCCACACAAGTGCCCCCACTGCAGCTTTGCCTCCAAGAACAAGAAGGACCTGCGCAGGCACATGCTGACCCACACCAATGAGAAGCCCTTCGCCTGCCAGGTCTGTGGGCAGAG GTTCAACCGTAATGGGCACCTCAAGTTCCACACGCAGCGTTTGCACAGCTCAGAGGCCAAAAGGCCAGGgccagctgctgcccagcagaCCATCATCCTGAACAGCGATGAGGACACCCTGGCCACCCTACACA ctgctctgcaggctggccaggctgtgctggctcccGAGCGgctgcagcaggctctggggcaggagcaCATCCTTGTTGCTCAGGAGCAGAGTGTTACCAGCCAG gaggaggcagcctACATCCAGGAGATCACAACTGCTGATGGACAGACAGTACAGCACTTAGTGACCGCTGACAACCAG GTTCAGTACATTATTGCCCAGGAGGGTGTCCCGCACTTGCTTCCCCAAGAGTATGTTGTTGTCCCAGAAGGACATCACATCCAG GTACAGGATGGTCAGATCACCCACATCCAGTACGAGCAGGGTGGCCAGTTCCTCCCAGAGTCACAG ATCCAGTATATGCCTGTGTCACCTGAACAGCAGCTTGTCacccaggcacagctggaagcagcagcacactCGGCTGTCTCAG cGGTGGCGGATGCGGCGATGGCCCAGGCACAGGGCGTCTTCACTGCCAAGGAAGCAGCCGAGCAgatccagcagctgcagccggGCATCCACTACGATGTCATCACGCTGTCAGACTAG